The following proteins are encoded in a genomic region of Magnolia sinica isolate HGM2019 chromosome 1, MsV1, whole genome shotgun sequence:
- the LOC131248820 gene encoding probable polygalacturonase At3g15720, giving the protein MKSPDLGHRCHVGIRGGNGFSEAGETPSSVRRGSDVVKFGWGFPRLAQFNSGYENMGKSHCLVTEACRLIKFDHIASVSCCREIFVISVIICIASFGCAHSAHIYNVLDFGAVGNGISDDSQAFLKAWARACGDGGPNPSLRIPAGKTFLLKPVVFNGPCKSTAIGFQVLGNLIAPNTIEGWGGASNWLTFHGVDGLKIFGSGRIGGQGAVWWSRSCRRHPEKKCTDAPTALLLDACNDLHVTGITLFDNPRNHISIDGCNSVYISSVTITAPANSPNTDGIDIVHSQYVNIWQSTIGTAEHMNEVSNIVNQLSVMKMVLDDELQKCTDAPTALLLDACNDLHVTGITLFDNPRNHISIDGCTSVYISSVTITAPANSPNTDGIDIVHSQYVNIWQSTIGTGDDCIAIGNGGKNIKISWVHCGPGHGISIGSLGQDDGFAAVEQVQVLNCTFTGTSNGARIKTWPGGSGYARRISFEDMHMNDTDNPIIIDQYYCDGHKCHNQTSASAVDVSDVRFVGFHGTSSKEVAINLECSNTVGCTDIVLNNVQLTPAVPGMKLSSYCNNAHGPTCTSCVPQVPCLS; this is encoded by the exons ATGAAAAGCCCAGATCTCGGGCACAGGTGCCATGTTGGAATACGTGGGGGAAACGGATTCAGTGAGGCAGGAGAAACACCAAGTTCGGTGAGGCGAGGCTCTGATGTGGTGAAATTTGGTTGGGGTTTTCCCCGCCTCGCCCAATTCAATTCCGGGTATGAGAACATGGGAAAGTCCCATTGTCTAGTGACAGAAGCCTGCAGGCTAATCAAATTCGATCATATTGCTTCCGTCTCATGCTGCAGG GAGATTTTCGTCATTTCAGTTATAATATGCATAGCTTCATTTGGGTGTGCTCACTCGGCTCACATTTACAATGTTTTGGATTTTGGAGCTGTTGGCAATGGCATATCTGATGATTCCCAA GCTTTTCTAAAAGCGTGGGCGAGAGCGTGTGGTGATGGTGGGCCCAATCCCAGCCTACGAATCCCAGCTGGGAAGACATTTCTACTGAAACCCGTGGTCTTCAATGGGCCTTGCAAGTCTACTGCCATCGGTTTTCAG GTTCTTGGAAATCTGATTGCTCCTAACACTATTGAGGGGTGGGGTGGGGCCAGTAACTGGTTGACCTTTCACGGTGTAGATGGCCTCAAAATTTTCGGATCTGGAAGAATTGGAGGTCAGGGTGCCGTTTGGTGGAGCAGGTCTTGCAGAAGACACCCTGAGAAG aaatgCACGGACGCACCAACG GCACTGCTATTAGATGCATGCAATGACCTTCATGTTACCGGCATAACGCTTTTCGACAACCCAAGGAATCATATCTCCATCGACGGATGCAACAGTGTATACATCTCTTCAGTTACTATAACAGCCCCTGCAAATAGCCCAAACACTGATGGTATAGACATCGTACACTCCCAATATGTGAATATTTGGCAATCCACCATAGGAACAG ccgagcacatgaatgaggtcagcaatatagtgaatcaGCTTTCtgttatgaagatggtcctagatgatgaattacag AAATGCACGGACGCACCAACG GCCCTGCTATTAGATGCATGCAATGACCTTCATGTCACCGGCATAACGCTTTTTGACAACCCAAGGAATCATATCTCCATCGACGGATGCACCAGTGTATACATCTCTTCAGTTACTATAACAGCCCCTGCAAATAGCCCAAACACTGATGGTATAGACATTGTACACTCCCAATATGTGAATATTTGGCAATCCACCATAGGAACAG GAGATGATTGCATTGCTATTGGTAATGGCGGCAAGAACATTAAAATCAGCTGGGTGCATTGTGGACCGGGCCATGGTATAAG CATTGGAAGCTTAGGACAAGACGATGGATTTGCAGCCGTTGAACAGGTCCAAGTGTTGAATTGTACATTCACAGGAACTTCGAATGGGGCCAGGATCAAGACATGGCCG GGAGGGTCTGGGTACGCTCGACGGATTTCATTTGAAGACATGCATATGAACGACACGGATAATCCAATCATCATCGACCAATACTATTGTGATGGTCACAAGTGCCACAATCAA ACGTCGGCATCGGCCGTTGACGTAAGCGACGTACGGTTTGTTGGATTTCATGGGACGTCGAGTAAGGAGGTGGCCATCAACCTAGAATGTAGCAACACTGTCGGCTGCACCGACATTGTTCTCAACAATGTTCAACTTACACCTGCTGTTCCAGGAATGAAGCTATCATCCTATTGCAACAATGCACATGGGCCCACTTGCACTTCCTGCGTGCCCCAAGTTCCATGCCTAAGCTAA